In the genome of Criblamydia sequanensis CRIB-18, one region contains:
- a CDS encoding class I SAM-dependent methyltransferase, producing MIKYLTLMLCIANCSLNCLELDIYQAIFDAECENLTIPEEHDYRISTLNKYGYMFTKFDPTVDRFLKLIENNLKQTFFEVGGAYGNVAEKALEKGIEKYYLNDCEERHLKSFARKLYKEGKTHLFPALHLIPGRCPDEVSMPSNSFDAILVNKVLHFFSPQTIDAFVEWLNDLLKPGGKVFVLTISPFYKGHEELLKDYQKQKEEGARFPGYCSRYETSHSGEQYPSEARPASLLFMEIDTLKDLFVQHGFQIEEEFKLAIINSDNSEWRAGNDMVGIIAHKP from the coding sequence ATGATTAAGTACTTAACTTTAATGCTATGCATTGCAAACTGTTCTTTGAATTGTTTAGAGCTAGATATTTATCAGGCGATTTTTGATGCGGAATGTGAAAATTTAACCATCCCGGAAGAGCATGACTACAGGATTTCTACACTAAATAAATACGGCTATATGTTTACAAAATTTGATCCCACTGTAGATCGTTTTCTAAAGCTAATTGAAAATAACCTAAAACAAACCTTCTTTGAAGTGGGTGGAGCCTATGGAAACGTTGCAGAAAAGGCGTTAGAGAAAGGAATTGAAAAATATTACTTAAATGATTGTGAAGAGCGTCATTTAAAATCTTTTGCCAGAAAGCTATATAAAGAAGGAAAAACGCATCTTTTCCCGGCACTTCATTTGATTCCCGGCAGATGTCCCGATGAGGTATCAATGCCTTCAAACAGTTTTGATGCCATACTCGTCAATAAAGTGCTTCATTTTTTTTCTCCTCAAACAATCGATGCCTTTGTTGAATGGCTGAATGATCTGCTGAAGCCAGGAGGCAAGGTATTTGTGTTAACGATAAGCCCATTTTATAAAGGACATGAGGAATTGTTAAAAGACTACCAAAAGCAAAAAGAAGAAGGGGCAAGGTTTCCGGGATATTGCTCAAGGTATGAAACCTCTCACTCCGGAGAGCAATACCCCTCAGAAGCTCGTCCCGCTAGTTTGTTGTTTATGGAGATCGACACTTTAAAAGATCTTTTTGTTCAACATGGATTTCAGATCGAAGAAGAATTTAAATTAGCCATTATTAATAGCGATAATTCGGAGTGGAGAGCCGGCAATGATATGGTGGGTATCATAGCTCATAAACCCTAA